The Acidicapsa acidisoli genome contains a region encoding:
- a CDS encoding FkbM family methyltransferase — protein MARTTFASAVHKLNTVKVGHRIADSRLAAWVCGEGAVVAKLRFGAQAVVFVNEYNGRSMYLWGEHDPRITAVINAVLRNGDTALDIGANFGVTGLLAAKRVGPAGTVHLFEPQPLVASCLRTSLLINGFANAVVHECALSDRKGSAAMTVLDTTNMGMTTLSPPNRDTNTPLRSFSVRTENAGEYVHALGCKKVALIKIDVEGHEAVVLASMKDWLSEVRPPVILFECHLNGGSFQEQHSVRILSELGYEFLGFDTKPLWHTRLYAINGMRHPVGYDFVAIRWQELNEDRRKVLEAMMARRDG, from the coding sequence ATGGCTCGAACAACGTTCGCATCCGCGGTCCATAAGTTGAATACCGTGAAGGTGGGCCATCGGATAGCTGATTCGCGGCTTGCCGCGTGGGTATGCGGCGAAGGTGCGGTGGTCGCAAAGCTTCGCTTCGGTGCCCAGGCAGTTGTATTCGTGAACGAATACAATGGCCGATCCATGTATCTGTGGGGAGAACATGACCCGCGGATCACTGCGGTAATCAATGCGGTGCTACGGAATGGCGACACGGCCTTGGATATCGGCGCCAATTTTGGTGTAACTGGCCTTTTAGCCGCGAAGCGCGTTGGGCCAGCCGGAACTGTGCATCTATTTGAACCCCAACCGCTTGTTGCATCGTGCCTCCGAACTTCATTACTGATCAATGGCTTCGCGAATGCAGTGGTGCACGAGTGTGCGCTCTCGGATCGCAAGGGCTCAGCTGCGATGACAGTATTAGACACGACGAACATGGGCATGACAACACTGTCTCCGCCTAATCGGGACACTAACACTCCATTACGCTCCTTCAGTGTTCGAACGGAGAACGCCGGAGAATACGTACACGCGCTCGGGTGTAAGAAGGTAGCCCTTATCAAAATCGACGTAGAGGGCCATGAAGCCGTGGTCCTTGCATCCATGAAGGACTGGCTCTCCGAGGTCCGGCCGCCAGTCATCTTGTTCGAGTGTCACCTGAATGGAGGCAGCTTTCAGGAACAGCATTCGGTCCGCATATTATCTGAACTCGGCTATGAGTTCCTCGGCTTTGATACGAAGCCTCTCTGGCATACACGTCTGTATGCCATAAACGGAATGCGACATCCGGTCGGCTATGATTTCGTCGCAATCCGTTGGCAGGAGCTGAACGAAGACCGCAGAAAAGTGTTGGAAGCCATGATGGCCAGGCGCGATGGATAA
- a CDS encoding GumC family protein: protein MPDQARLAEIIPPEQSQNLSAVSSYPPIASRQEFEPETPAVPLTHYLWILRRHRWRIAAFVATCILATAVVSARLQPIYESTTTVDIDRKAPSEVVGQDSTRVGADDTEAFLMTQIKLIQSDSVLRPVAEQYHLLNLEGRYSHENPKKAQELAAAPVSLKRLKVSRPTGTYLLLISYRATDPRLAADVSNAIANSYLAHTYNIQIRSSASLSSFMEKQLDELKAKMEQSSHALAQFEKDLDVINPEEKTNILSARLLQLNTEYTNAQAQRVGKEAAWNAIRSGSVEAAQVSSQGESLAKLSDTLNQARQRFALVKATYGTTHPEYRKAASELAEVEKQFEDTRNNIVERIAVEYRQALNREQMLQKTVTDTKAEWDRLNSRSFEYQQLKREAEADKNLYDELIRKIRESDINAGFQNNNISIADTARPPLHPVFPDMTLNLLMALLASTLLAIGAAVLLDSIDTTLRDPQEASRFLGVDVIGTLPVDRVAAQLPRPAVPIRTEALIPKVVPGRNRNGYYKTTSDFEEAVRTLRNTILLSDFEGRLRSIVLTSATPSEGKTTMAVHLAIANADQGKKTLLVDADLRRPSLHAKFGLAPREGLSNVLTGEMAWRDAVVTIEGKPNLTLFPAGPGSHRAADLIGPRLSSLLDEFAKEYDLVILDSPPLLGFAECLQMATAADGVLIVARAGETRRKAVAAVVSVLHRLRSNIIGVVLNQVSQSTSSDGYSYYGYYRYGHYRYGQTEKSEV, encoded by the coding sequence ATGCCTGATCAAGCGCGCCTGGCGGAAATAATACCTCCAGAACAGTCCCAAAATCTCTCCGCAGTATCCTCTTACCCGCCGATTGCTTCTCGGCAGGAATTTGAACCGGAGACGCCTGCAGTTCCCTTGACGCACTACCTGTGGATTCTTCGCAGGCATCGCTGGAGGATCGCCGCATTCGTTGCGACCTGCATCCTTGCTACCGCTGTAGTCTCCGCGCGGTTGCAACCGATCTATGAGTCGACAACAACGGTGGACATCGACCGCAAGGCTCCATCCGAAGTTGTTGGGCAGGACTCGACACGCGTGGGCGCCGACGACACCGAAGCATTCCTGATGACGCAGATCAAGCTCATTCAATCAGACTCAGTGCTGCGCCCGGTGGCGGAGCAGTACCATCTGCTGAATCTCGAAGGCCGGTACTCCCACGAAAATCCGAAGAAAGCCCAGGAATTAGCAGCGGCGCCGGTTTCCCTAAAGCGGCTTAAAGTGAGCCGTCCGACTGGAACCTATCTTCTTCTCATCAGCTATCGAGCCACGGACCCGCGCCTTGCCGCAGACGTCTCCAATGCAATTGCGAACTCCTATCTCGCTCACACATACAACATTCAGATTCGGTCCTCTGCCAGCTTGTCGTCATTCATGGAAAAACAACTCGATGAACTGAAGGCAAAGATGGAGCAGTCCAGTCATGCGCTTGCACAGTTTGAGAAAGATCTGGATGTCATCAACCCGGAAGAGAAAACGAACATTCTCTCGGCGCGGCTCCTGCAATTAAACACGGAGTACACCAATGCGCAGGCGCAAAGAGTCGGCAAGGAAGCCGCATGGAACGCCATAAGATCCGGGTCAGTGGAAGCTGCTCAGGTATCGTCGCAAGGGGAATCGCTTGCAAAACTAAGCGATACTCTCAATCAGGCACGCCAACGCTTCGCGCTCGTCAAGGCGACCTACGGCACCACCCATCCTGAGTACCGCAAAGCTGCTTCTGAACTAGCCGAAGTAGAGAAACAGTTCGAAGACACGCGAAACAATATCGTCGAGAGAATAGCGGTGGAGTATCGTCAAGCGCTGAATCGCGAACAAATGCTCCAAAAGACCGTTACCGACACAAAGGCTGAATGGGATCGTCTCAACTCCCGTTCGTTTGAGTATCAACAGTTGAAGCGCGAGGCGGAAGCCGACAAGAACTTGTACGACGAACTTATTCGGAAAATTCGCGAATCGGATATAAATGCCGGCTTTCAGAATAACAACATCAGCATTGCCGATACTGCGCGGCCGCCACTGCATCCTGTGTTTCCCGACATGACGCTGAATCTCCTGATGGCCCTTCTCGCTTCGACTCTACTTGCGATCGGAGCTGCGGTGCTGCTGGATTCCATCGACACGACGCTTCGCGATCCTCAGGAGGCAAGCCGGTTTCTCGGCGTGGACGTCATTGGGACGCTGCCCGTTGACCGCGTCGCCGCTCAACTTCCGAGACCGGCCGTCCCCATACGGACTGAGGCTTTGATTCCGAAAGTTGTTCCAGGTCGCAATCGAAACGGCTACTACAAGACGACCTCGGACTTTGAAGAGGCTGTTCGAACCTTGCGCAATACCATTCTACTGTCCGACTTCGAAGGAAGGCTCCGTTCGATCGTCCTCACAAGTGCGACCCCCTCCGAGGGCAAGACAACTATGGCAGTCCACCTTGCGATTGCGAATGCCGATCAGGGTAAGAAGACGCTGCTTGTAGATGCCGACCTGCGGCGCCCCAGCCTTCATGCCAAATTCGGGCTTGCTCCGCGAGAGGGTCTTTCCAATGTGTTAACAGGGGAAATGGCATGGCGAGATGCAGTTGTTACGATTGAAGGCAAGCCCAACCTGACTCTGTTTCCTGCCGGGCCCGGCTCCCATCGCGCCGCCGATCTCATCGGCCCAAGGCTCTCGTCTTTGCTGGATGAGTTTGCGAAGGAATACGACCTGGTGATCCTGGATTCACCGCCACTGCTGGGCTTTGCGGAGTGCCTCCAAATGGCCACCGCAGCCGACGGAGTGCTCATTGTCGCAAGAGCGGGTGAAACCAGGCGTAAAGCCGTGGCCGCCGTGGTCTCAGTATTGCATCGGCTACGCTCCAATATTATTGGCGTGGTTCTTAATCAGGTGAGCCAAAGCACATCTTCCGATGGTTACTCCTACTATGGCTATTACCGCTATGGCCACTATCGTTACGGGCAAACCGAGAAATCGGAAGTATGA
- a CDS encoding WecB/TagA/CpsF family glycosyltransferase: MNTHEPQLSPSAEPFVHVLGSRVHLISVERTVDHIEHWIGMRDQRCRQVIVTGFHGLLEAHKSSRIRSILNEAELWVPDGIAPVWLARMRGHRNAVRAPGAEIMLEFLRRAAQRNLSSFFYGDTEQTLAALCESVARHYPGHRIVGSYSPPFRPLAPSEDAAILDRINAARPDVLWVALGMPKQDIWIHDRLKKLNISAAIGVGAAFAFVAGTVPRCPEWMGRAGFEWVFRFLKEPKKLWRRDLLDGPQFLFHAGLEIIRSGPQMTQRQLLQSDPRGANLHTLENRSVK, encoded by the coding sequence ATGAATACCCACGAGCCTCAACTTTCTCCGAGTGCAGAACCGTTTGTTCACGTACTCGGTTCGCGCGTTCATCTCATCTCTGTTGAGCGTACAGTCGATCACATCGAACACTGGATCGGGATGCGGGATCAACGTTGCCGTCAGGTAATCGTGACTGGTTTCCATGGGCTGCTGGAAGCTCACAAGAGTTCCCGCATCAGGTCGATTCTCAATGAAGCAGAGCTTTGGGTGCCGGACGGGATCGCTCCAGTCTGGCTGGCCAGGATGCGTGGACACCGCAATGCGGTCCGGGCGCCGGGCGCCGAAATCATGCTGGAGTTTCTTAGGCGTGCGGCGCAAAGGAACTTGAGCAGCTTCTTTTATGGCGATACAGAACAGACTCTTGCCGCGCTGTGCGAGTCGGTGGCCCGTCACTACCCGGGCCATAGGATTGTCGGCAGCTATTCTCCGCCATTCCGCCCGCTCGCGCCATCTGAGGATGCCGCAATCCTCGACCGGATCAATGCAGCCCGGCCGGATGTTCTTTGGGTCGCATTGGGAATGCCGAAGCAGGATATCTGGATCCATGACAGGCTCAAGAAACTCAACATATCGGCCGCGATCGGCGTTGGAGCCGCGTTCGCTTTCGTCGCCGGGACCGTTCCTCGCTGCCCCGAGTGGATGGGCCGTGCAGGGTTTGAATGGGTCTTCCGCTTTCTCAAGGAACCTAAAAAGCTTTGGCGTCGGGACCTGCTGGACGGCCCCCAATTCCTCTTTCACGCGGGATTGGAAATCATCCGGAGTGGACCGCAAATGACACAACGGCAATTACTGCAAAGTGATCCGCGCGGAGCCAATTTGCACACCCTGGAGAACCGATCAGTCAAGTGA
- a CDS encoding tetratricopeptide repeat protein, with translation MRLAQFDREHARDLLATAVGLNHYNAQGDIELGLKYEADGDYAKAEKMLLAAFEVDHTYLPRWSLANYYFRRDNLPAFWKWARSAAEMPADDIGPLFELCWRVSPDPKTITMAILNERPELIRQYLGFLLAKNQLQAVAIVAARLARFGDPNSDRSQLFSVVNRLVAANNTAAANTLWRLLVEEHWAVADNTLPNNANFVREPLPVTFDWSLPEYPGLNSWPGSSGLEIEFSGNEPEDCTVAEQAMVLSPGSYTMTYAYRTTDIPPATGIRWQIVDTKSNDILLDSPDLSSDELKHSTVAFSVPSGASFLRLRLGYRRALGTPRISGTLVVLSTQIEAHL, from the coding sequence ATGCGCCTCGCTCAATTCGATCGCGAGCATGCCCGTGACCTGCTGGCCACTGCGGTGGGCTTGAACCACTACAACGCTCAGGGAGATATTGAGTTGGGGCTGAAATATGAGGCAGACGGCGATTATGCCAAGGCTGAGAAAATGCTGCTGGCTGCCTTTGAGGTGGACCATACCTATCTGCCCCGCTGGAGTCTGGCTAACTATTATTTTCGCCGCGACAACTTGCCCGCATTTTGGAAGTGGGCTCGCAGTGCTGCCGAAATGCCCGCGGACGACATTGGTCCGCTATTTGAACTCTGCTGGCGGGTGTCACCAGATCCCAAGACGATCACGATGGCTATCCTGAACGAAAGGCCTGAGCTGATTCGTCAATATCTCGGATTCTTGCTTGCGAAGAACCAACTACAAGCTGTTGCCATCGTTGCCGCGCGCCTTGCCCGCTTCGGTGATCCAAATTCCGATCGTTCTCAGCTTTTCTCTGTTGTAAATCGGCTGGTCGCAGCCAATAATACGGCAGCGGCCAATACATTATGGCGCTTGTTGGTTGAGGAGCATTGGGCTGTGGCCGACAATACTTTGCCGAACAATGCCAACTTCGTTCGGGAACCATTGCCGGTCACCTTCGACTGGTCCCTTCCCGAGTATCCGGGGCTCAATTCCTGGCCAGGTTCTTCCGGCCTGGAGATCGAATTCAGCGGAAACGAGCCGGAGGATTGCACCGTTGCCGAACAAGCGATGGTCCTGTCTCCTGGCAGCTACACGATGACTTACGCCTATCGCACTACCGATATCCCACCTGCTACGGGAATCCGGTGGCAGATAGTAGATACGAAGTCGAATGATATCCTCCTCGACTCTCCGGATCTTTCGAGCGATGAATTGAAGCATTCAACAGTGGCATTCTCTGTCCCGTCTGGGGCTTCCTTCCTCCGGCTGCGGCTTGGATATCGACGCGCTCTCGGAACACCGCGGATTTCGGGAACTCTCGTAGTACTTTCAACTCAAATCGAGGCTCATCTGTAA
- a CDS encoding polysaccharide biosynthesis/export family protein yields MRYSLLLLFAFTFTALVSAQQQPTAGHVGAGASSLSEDSNLPVEKIGNNDLIGITVYDEPELTRTVRVGSDGEIRLPMLQRHIQAAGIYPAELEAAITNALVEENVLVEPIVTVSVIEYRSRPITIAGAVKNPATFQAIGTVTLLDAISRAGGLTDNAGSEILVSHPAGKGDDKSPILTERVSVASLYRAEDPASNLTLQGGDNVRVPEAGRVFVAGNVKKPGAFYITDGSESSVMKALALSEGLDSFASHKAYIYRVEGGSGGRNEIPIELKKILNRKSPDVPLLANDILYIPNATGTQASLKVLQTSVGLAAGFGTALLYLSR; encoded by the coding sequence ATGAGATATTCTCTCCTCTTGCTTTTCGCCTTTACCTTCACCGCTTTGGTCTCCGCACAACAGCAACCAACTGCTGGCCACGTAGGCGCTGGGGCTAGTTCTCTCAGCGAGGACTCCAATCTTCCAGTAGAGAAGATTGGCAACAATGACCTGATTGGCATCACTGTTTATGATGAACCCGAGTTGACACGCACTGTCCGCGTTGGTTCCGACGGCGAGATCAGGTTACCGATGTTGCAGCGCCATATCCAGGCCGCCGGCATTTATCCTGCAGAACTTGAAGCTGCAATTACGAATGCCCTTGTAGAGGAGAATGTCCTTGTAGAACCCATTGTGACCGTGTCGGTAATTGAGTATCGCAGCCGGCCAATCACCATTGCGGGAGCGGTGAAGAATCCGGCGACATTTCAAGCCATCGGCACCGTGACCCTGCTTGATGCCATTTCAAGAGCAGGAGGACTTACCGATAATGCTGGTTCGGAAATACTGGTGAGCCATCCTGCAGGGAAAGGGGACGACAAATCGCCCATCCTGACTGAGCGCGTTTCAGTAGCCTCCCTGTATCGTGCCGAAGATCCAGCATCGAACTTAACCCTGCAGGGCGGAGATAACGTTCGTGTTCCCGAGGCCGGCCGAGTCTTCGTCGCGGGCAACGTTAAGAAGCCAGGCGCGTTCTACATCACGGATGGCTCCGAAAGCAGCGTGATGAAGGCGCTGGCTCTTTCAGAAGGTTTGGATAGTTTCGCATCTCATAAGGCATATATCTACCGTGTTGAAGGCGGCAGCGGCGGCAGGAACGAAATACCCATAGAACTGAAGAAGATTTTGAATCGCAAGTCACCGGACGTACCGCTGTTGGCAAACGACATCCTTTACATCCCAAATGCGACCGGCACGCAGGCCAGTCTTAAGGTCTTGCAAACAAGCGTCGGTCTCGCTGCCGGCTTCGGCACCGCACTGCTCTATCTATCCCGATAG
- a CDS encoding acyltransferase family protein produces MTQDLPNLDFLRAVAVGLVFAEHMMNVMKIRGLGDIGHFGVLLFFVHTSLVLMLSIERLGLSGQKLFTTFMVRRIFRIYPLSIFIILLFISFSIPSVPWAGRFVQPGWQELISNFLLVQNITQSRSINCVLWSLPFEVQMYVVLPLIYSWTRHFPSLLNIFVIWLAGVGAAGLEYVLRSGKCDPDFLLLRYFPCFLAGVFAWRLMANRTKSLPGGLWVFVLMFLVALYRLVDALRVYGPNLFVPLSGALRNDHRIWWPPYLDLASDWVFCCLSGIAIPLFANISNDRLNKLSKKIAQYSYGIYVCHIPILWLCFIRLHLGYLAASAILSIFLTALVSFALYHCIEDPAIRFGKLLTTRLTDGIALA; encoded by the coding sequence GTGACTCAAGATCTCCCGAACCTTGATTTTTTGCGCGCAGTTGCAGTCGGACTCGTCTTTGCAGAGCACATGATGAATGTGATGAAGATCCGGGGCCTCGGCGATATAGGGCACTTCGGCGTCCTTCTATTCTTCGTCCACACATCCCTTGTGCTGATGTTGTCCATTGAGCGTCTCGGCCTTTCTGGCCAAAAGCTATTCACCACATTCATGGTTCGAAGGATATTTCGAATTTATCCACTGAGTATTTTCATCATTCTGTTGTTTATAAGCTTCAGTATCCCTTCCGTACCCTGGGCGGGGAGATTTGTGCAGCCGGGCTGGCAAGAACTTATTTCCAACTTTCTGCTCGTTCAAAACATCACACAAAGCAGGTCAATCAACTGCGTTCTCTGGTCATTGCCTTTTGAAGTGCAGATGTATGTTGTTCTGCCGCTCATTTACTCGTGGACGCGCCATTTCCCATCTCTACTCAATATTTTTGTGATATGGCTTGCAGGCGTTGGTGCTGCCGGCCTCGAGTATGTTCTGCGAAGCGGCAAGTGCGACCCCGATTTTCTGCTCCTTCGTTATTTTCCTTGCTTCCTGGCAGGCGTCTTTGCATGGAGGCTCATGGCGAACCGGACGAAATCGCTTCCAGGGGGCCTTTGGGTATTTGTTCTCATGTTCCTTGTCGCGCTTTACCGATTGGTAGATGCGCTACGAGTTTATGGCCCGAACTTGTTTGTCCCTCTGAGTGGCGCGCTCAGAAATGATCACCGGATCTGGTGGCCACCATACCTTGACCTCGCAAGCGATTGGGTATTTTGCTGTCTGAGTGGAATCGCAATTCCTCTCTTCGCGAACATCTCAAATGACCGGCTGAACAAACTTAGTAAGAAGATCGCCCAATATTCCTACGGCATCTACGTGTGTCACATTCCCATCCTTTGGCTTTGTTTCATAAGACTGCATCTCGGATATTTGGCTGCCAGCGCAATCCTATCCATCTTCCTGACGGCGCTCGTTTCGTTTGCCCTCTACCACTGCATCGAGGATCCCGCCATTCGATTTGGAAAGCTTCTCACCACGCGGTTAACCGATGGCATTGCTCTCGCATGA
- a CDS encoding O-antigen ligase family protein → MIALPVISIRADAGLDRPAVRADRRTPVIVGVSLFLLLAFSTATVFVREAWAPQSFQIGIYALLALYLLAGIRRGRDYPDRGMMSWLVYMIPLWGILQILVHTTASTVETREAVLRWGALAGVFFLTQNIAVNRTARRNLLSAFLCFATAMALLCLTQLFTSEGRVLWVFPTGYPDVYATFPSYNNYAQFVELALPIALWRALREGWRCWWYGLSGGFLYASVIGSASRTGAILCTAEVFAMLVIGLVKLRDPETGLTSRSTAAVLLMIPLLAISLTAAVGWERVWLRFQQNGSYLARREFLAAATDMTRQRPLTGYGLGTFPEVYQRYAVKDFPFYANHAHNDWAEFAADGGVPFLLIVLIPFAACIPAAIRNPWGLGLVTILLHACVDFPFPRPAVSGWIFAILALLSITRTEDRLMQSKAAPPIPTGSPAKGSA, encoded by the coding sequence ATGATCGCGTTGCCAGTTATCTCCATTCGCGCGGATGCCGGGTTGGATCGTCCGGCAGTCAGGGCTGACAGACGCACGCCGGTAATTGTGGGCGTGTCCCTGTTTCTCTTACTTGCCTTTTCCACCGCAACCGTCTTTGTGCGCGAGGCCTGGGCTCCGCAATCCTTTCAGATCGGCATCTACGCCCTTCTCGCCTTGTATCTTCTTGCGGGTATTCGCCGGGGGCGAGACTACCCGGACCGTGGCATGATGTCATGGCTCGTGTACATGATCCCTCTCTGGGGCATCCTGCAGATCCTTGTGCATACCACCGCTTCCACCGTGGAAACACGGGAAGCTGTCTTGCGCTGGGGCGCTCTCGCGGGCGTGTTTTTCCTCACGCAAAATATCGCCGTCAATCGCACGGCTCGTCGAAACTTGCTCAGCGCGTTTCTCTGTTTCGCGACGGCGATGGCTTTGCTCTGCCTCACACAATTGTTCACCTCCGAAGGTCGCGTTCTCTGGGTTTTTCCGACCGGATATCCGGATGTCTACGCAACGTTTCCCTCATATAACAATTACGCACAGTTTGTAGAACTCGCCCTGCCGATCGCCCTCTGGCGAGCTCTACGGGAGGGTTGGCGATGCTGGTGGTATGGGCTTTCCGGAGGCTTTCTCTATGCATCGGTGATCGGCTCTGCTTCACGAACCGGCGCGATCCTTTGCACGGCGGAAGTGTTCGCGATGCTTGTGATTGGTTTGGTGAAATTGCGAGATCCAGAGACCGGCCTGACTTCGCGCTCAACAGCAGCAGTCCTGTTGATGATTCCTTTGCTTGCGATTTCGCTCACTGCCGCTGTTGGATGGGAGAGGGTCTGGCTCCGTTTTCAGCAGAACGGCTCCTATCTCGCGCGTCGGGAGTTCCTTGCGGCTGCCACCGATATGACGAGACAGCGGCCGCTGACCGGTTACGGCCTCGGCACCTTCCCGGAGGTTTATCAGCGATACGCAGTCAAGGATTTTCCGTTTTACGCCAATCATGCCCACAACGACTGGGCTGAGTTTGCCGCGGACGGCGGAGTTCCTTTTCTACTGATAGTATTGATTCCCTTCGCCGCTTGCATTCCCGCGGCGATTCGAAATCCATGGGGTCTGGGGCTAGTCACGATCCTGTTGCATGCATGCGTAGATTTCCCCTTTCCCCGGCCGGCTGTCTCAGGCTGGATCTTTGCCATCCTCGCGCTCCTTTCTATAACGCGAACCGAGGACCGGCTCATGCAGAGCAAAGCCGCGCCCCCAATCCCGACAGGCTCACCTGCAAAAGGGTCTGCATAG
- a CDS encoding lipopolysaccharide biosynthesis protein: protein MKRAGVIARLLHGTGAGAVAYGLGIVSNLLLLPLYLRLWSVAAYGEWMALYSVVNYLANLDFGVTTAAINAATMAYAAKDWDTFKRVQGTAWTTSLLIAGLGGVLVITSSLFYFRVNRWLGLTVLSQRDARLVFCGLAVSLLANIPGRQLIAVYIAIGEFAKYQWIYNAFALLTCIDTAIALSMGAGPVALSVVIACSTLFTIVFSAWFLDRQGIGLLPHIRDSDWRTARNLAAPTSQFGLSMIASALTLQGPVVILSHALGGPAVALFTTTRTVSNVVRGTVVLLRAPLRPELGAASARPSKDSLRRLFRIAVGIDAAISISLSAVLWSGGAWLIQFWSHGRIHTDPMLLHLLLIVVALEGFLQVLAISGTSTNRLQAVSLGQLATAIISLILAIALLGRMGPSAIPFATIVPLIAIMTPLVVRNARSEAHLTLRYVVGRLLLPFLLLAAFTIAFPAWITSLGITPTWLGAVISAVGTCILAFFTAGSVFLTSDDRNEVRKRLLHLFRKTHHGVFARETPAPFSPAFEDEQSTATPALWPKG, encoded by the coding sequence GTGAAACGTGCCGGAGTCATTGCGCGCCTGCTCCACGGAACGGGTGCGGGAGCCGTCGCATATGGTCTGGGGATTGTCAGCAATCTGCTTCTCCTGCCGCTGTATCTGCGCCTGTGGTCTGTTGCAGCGTATGGAGAGTGGATGGCTCTTTACTCCGTGGTGAATTATCTGGCCAACCTCGACTTTGGAGTGACAACGGCCGCAATCAATGCTGCGACGATGGCATACGCAGCGAAGGACTGGGACACTTTCAAGCGCGTACAGGGCACGGCATGGACCACTTCTCTGTTGATCGCAGGACTCGGCGGTGTTCTCGTCATCACCTCTTCCCTTTTCTACTTCCGCGTCAACCGATGGCTCGGCCTGACTGTTCTGAGTCAGCGCGACGCCCGCCTGGTCTTCTGCGGCCTGGCTGTCTCACTCCTCGCCAATATCCCGGGACGTCAACTGATTGCCGTGTACATCGCAATCGGAGAATTCGCGAAGTACCAGTGGATTTACAACGCCTTTGCTCTCCTGACGTGCATCGATACAGCGATTGCATTGAGCATGGGCGCAGGTCCTGTAGCGCTCTCCGTGGTAATCGCGTGCAGCACCCTGTTCACAATAGTCTTCTCAGCCTGGTTCCTCGACAGGCAGGGCATCGGCTTGCTGCCGCACATCCGGGACTCGGACTGGCGCACGGCCAGGAATCTTGCAGCGCCGACGAGCCAGTTTGGGCTTTCCATGATTGCAAGCGCACTTACCTTGCAAGGCCCGGTGGTCATACTGAGCCACGCTTTAGGAGGTCCTGCAGTCGCACTATTCACCACGACGCGAACTGTCTCGAATGTGGTCCGCGGGACAGTAGTTCTGCTGCGAGCGCCACTGCGCCCCGAACTTGGAGCGGCTTCAGCCCGACCCAGCAAGGATTCGTTACGTAGGCTATTTCGAATTGCGGTCGGCATAGACGCGGCCATCTCAATTAGTCTGTCCGCAGTTCTTTGGTCGGGAGGCGCGTGGCTCATTCAATTCTGGTCGCACGGTCGCATTCACACAGATCCAATGCTTCTACATCTGCTGCTGATCGTCGTCGCTCTGGAGGGCTTTCTCCAGGTCCTGGCGATATCGGGGACATCGACCAACAGGCTCCAGGCGGTGTCGCTCGGGCAACTTGCAACTGCGATCATTTCTCTCATCCTCGCCATCGCGCTCCTCGGACGAATGGGTCCGTCAGCAATCCCTTTCGCAACAATAGTTCCTCTGATTGCGATCATGACACCGCTGGTCGTACGAAATGCGCGAAGCGAGGCGCACCTGACGCTTCGGTATGTGGTCGGCCGTCTCCTGCTCCCCTTTCTTTTACTTGCCGCATTCACCATCGCATTTCCCGCGTGGATCACGAGCCTGGGGATAACTCCGACATGGCTCGGCGCCGTTATCTCTGCGGTGGGAACCTGCATTTTGGCCTTCTTCACTGCCGGCTCCGTGTTCCTCACATCGGACGACCGAAATGAAGTACGCAAGCGTCTTCTGCATCTATTCAGAAAAACCCATCATGGAGTTTTCGCCCGCGAAACGCCAGCTCCATTCTCCCCTGCATTCGAGGATGAACAGAGTACTGCCACTCCCGCTCTTTGGCCGAAAGGATAA